Genomic window (Planctomycetia bacterium):
AGATCTTCCCCTTCAAATGGGCCTGGCCGCCGGCGACTTTGATGCCGAATCGGCTTTCCAGCCGCTTCAGAAACGCGCCGCCATCGACGTCGGTCGGCAGATAAACGCTCGTGAGACCGTCCGCCGGACGTGCCGCGAACAACTCTAACCCAATGGCCTCCAACCCAGCCCGGGTCGCCCGCGCCAGGGTCTTGGCCCGCGACCAGACCCTCTCGATCCCTTCGGCCCGAATCAGTTTGAGGTTCTCCGCCAGAGCCGCGATCATCGTATGGGCAGGGGTCCAGGGCGTATCCGGCCCCTCCAGAATCTTGTTGCGATGCTGTTTGAGGTCGAAATAAAACGCCTGCGGCTTGACCTGTTCCATCTGCTTCACCGCGGCGGGGCTGAGCGTCACGAACGCCAGGCCGGGGGGCAGCATCAACGCCTTCTGCGACCCGACGACCAAGACGTCGATCCCCCACTCGTCGGTGCGGCATTCCATGACGCACGCGCCACTGATGGCGTCGACGACGAACAGCGACTTCGAGTCCCGAACGACCTCGCCGATCGCCTTCACGTCGTGCCCAACGCCCGTGCTGCTTTCCATCAACGTGCCGAACACCGCTACGGCGTCCGGATGCTTTTCCAGCAGCGCCTTCACGTCGGCCGGATCGACCGCTTCGCCCCAGGTGACTTCATGTCGGACGACCTCGATGCCAAAGGCATCGCAGATCTTCCGCCAGCGCTGGGCGAAATTGCCGGCTTCGAGGACGATCGCCTTTCCGCCGCGCGGCATCAGATTGACGACCGCCGCCTCCATCGCCCCGGACCCGGAGCTGGTCAGCACGATCACGTCATGTTTGGTCGCGAAGACCTCTTTCAGCCCGACCAGCACCTCGGCGAACAACTTGCGGAATTCCGCTGTTCGATGGTGAGTGACCTGCTTAGCGAGGCTCAACAGGGCTTCTTCCGGCACCTGCGTCGGCCCGGGGGTCATCAATCGTTTCTTGATCATGGCGAGCGTAAACTCCACTGGGAGCAATCATTGCGCAAATATCTCGGGTACGTTAACCGGACATTTGGAGATTCGGTTAACGGGCCGGCGGCTTAGCCGGATTACGAGAGTTTAGCGGCTAGACAAGCCGCTTTCGACGGGGGTTCGGGGCTGGGAGCGACGACATCGCCCACCCACTCAATGCATCTCCGCCGCGCAGCTCCCGATCCCGCTCCGCAGATAATTGAACTGCACGTTCGGGTGATCCGCCAACAGAGACATCGGCACCGAACTGTCCGGTAGCTTCTTACCAATCATCAGCGCCGTGAGCCGTTGCCCGAACGGGTTGTCATGCGTGCCGGCGTGCCAGATGGAGACTTTCTCCGCTTTCCAAGTCTCGGCAGGCCCCACGGTCAGCGCTTGCGTCGGCACGTTGGTAACCACGCCGCCGCCGGACGTGCGGGCGTTTTGAATAATCGTCATCGGATGCAGTTCGACGACGCGCGTGCCAAGTTGACGATACTCGGCGGGCGTCGGCGGTTGGTCGCGAAACACGCCGGCGCGGCGGACTGGATCATTGAAGGCCCAATGTTTGATCTCGCCCTGACCGCCCTGCATTACGACGCAGCGTGCCTCGTCAAACGAACGGCGGAACGCGTCGATCTCGGCCACGCGCGGAAAGTGCAGGTTGCTTTCCGGCATCCGCAAATCCGCGCGGATGCGATCGAAACACAACTCGCGGTCCGCTTTGGCGAAAGATAACGAAAAGCTCTCCGGCGTTTCGCGGCCGTCGACGACCCATTCGTCCATGCCCCAAAAGTGTGCATGGCGCAGGTCGATTTCCAGTTCGTTGACCAATCGCGCCACGAGCGGCAATTGCTCCGTGGGTCCGATCGGGCCGCAGATTCCGGCCGGACGTTCCGGCGTCGATTGCCGCCAGGCGTGAATGTATTCCAGCGCTTCGGCCAGGTAGAACTCTTCGATGGTGTCGTAGAAGCGAACCGTGAAGCCGGGCCGCGACAGCGCAAAGAGATCATCGGCGGTGAGCCGCGCCGCATCGTCCAGCAACCCACGGTCGAGCGTCGTGTAGTCCCACCAATCGGGAGCGACAAGCGATAAGGGTCGCGCGGCCATCGAATGCCTCAGTCGTGCAACAATTGTTCAGGGAGTGAGTTCTGAACGTAATTCACTCGAACGTCGGCGGCAACCGGGCCCTTCGTGAACGCTATTCCTCCGTCTCCTCGCGCCGCAACGAGAAATCGATGTACTGCCAGCCCGTTTCTTCTTCCACCATCATCGCGCCCGATGGAGCGAAGTATTTGGCGATCACCTCGAACGGCGGCAACGGGTTTCTGTCCAAGACATCGCCGACCTTGCCGAAGAACTCATTCTCCTCGCCTTGTTTGGCGAGTTGCTTGCGAGTCTGTTCCGAGTTTGCCAACTCGTAAAGGAATCGCAAACTCTCCTCGGGGCGCGCGAATGTAATGCCAATGGGCGACTCGCCGCCGGGGAGCTGCTTGATGACCTCGGTGATCGTCTTAAAATCCTCGGTGCTGGCTAACGAGCGCGTGGGATCTTCGGACGCCAGCACCACTTGCTCCAAGCCGGCCTGTTGATTGGCAATCAATAAGTAGTCGCCCAGGATCCCGAAGCATGGACGCGGCACGTTGGCGGCCTCGGGGTTGTCTTCCAACCCTGGAGGAGAAAACTTGTAGAACGACATGGCGCCGTACGTTTCCTTGCTCAACTGTTCGGTGTACTTTTCCCCGAGTTTGTCGAGCACCGGGCGAAGCTTGTCCGGTTCCTTCAACTTGAATCCGTACACGGCCGTCTGCGACGTGAGCGTCACCGGGCGCGTCATGGATGAGACGATGCTTACACGCCCTTCGATATACGGCAGGATTTCTTGTTCCAGATCAATCCCCGTCTCGTTCTTGAACGGCGTGTTGACGCGTTCGGAGAAGGAACCTTCGCCGCGGAAGCTGTCCACGAGATGACGGAGATCGTCGTACATCTCCGGGAAGTCCCAATTGAACGTCATATAGCTCGCCGCGTCAGCGGGCACCCAGTTCTCGGGTACCGTATCTCCTGCCTTGACGGCGATCAATTCCAGCACGCCGCGTCGCGGAGCATCGATCAGAATCGTGGCGCGGTGAATCGATTCGAATTGTCCGGTATTCAGCGTGATTTCGCCCCCCAAACCGCGCAGGCCATCGAGACCTAAAGGCGCCAGGAACGATTCCGCCAGGCGAACGGCGGTGTTATCTTCGCCGATCGCTTCGACGATGCCGATCGGATTGAAGAAGTACATCACCTGCGGCGCTTCGTCCGCCGCGCCGCGAGCGCGCTCGCGAATCTGCGAGAACGCTTCGTCCGACGACAGCGACTCATTCTTGCCTCCGTCCCAGGCCTCCAATAGCTCGGCCAGCACCTTGGCGTCCGTTGTGACGACAAACGTCTCCTCACGTCGGCAATACAACACCTGGTTGCCGT
Coding sequences:
- a CDS encoding glucosamine-6-phosphate isomerase, translating into MAARPLSLVAPDWWDYTTLDRGLLDDAARLTADDLFALSRPGFTVRFYDTIEEFYLAEALEYIHAWRQSTPERPAGICGPIGPTEQLPLVARLVNELEIDLRHAHFWGMDEWVVDGRETPESFSLSFAKADRELCFDRIRADLRMPESNLHFPRVAEIDAFRRSFDEARCVVMQGGQGEIKHWAFNDPVRRAGVFRDQPPTPAEYRQLGTRVVELHPMTIIQNARTSGGGVVTNVPTQALTVGPAETWKAEKVSIWHAGTHDNPFGQRLTALMIGKKLPDSSVPMSLLADHPNVQFNYLRSGIGSCAAEMH
- a CDS encoding DUF3352 domain-containing protein — encoded protein: MFELRRSILNTNIFRLVLVGLAASTWAPLSWARPATTKLLPKSTQAYISIPDVAELKLRAQDTSTARMLRDKQVEPLVRDLYGTAMESLAKFEEELGMPLVKLLEIPQGELSVAFVAVKEARPALVVLMDVGSDNKPFDTFLKAGLARAAEAGIEPREEKFGEKSVSVLDLSGEDGNQVLYCRREETFVVTTDAKVLAELLEAWDGGKNESLSSDEAFSQIRERARGAADEAPQVMYFFNPIGIVEAIGEDNTAVRLAESFLAPLGLDGLRGLGGEITLNTGQFESIHRATILIDAPRRGVLELIAVKAGDTVPENWVPADAASYMTFNWDFPEMYDDLRHLVDSFRGEGSFSERVNTPFKNETGIDLEQEILPYIEGRVSIVSSMTRPVTLTSQTAVYGFKLKEPDKLRPVLDKLGEKYTEQLSKETYGAMSFYKFSPPGLEDNPEAANVPRPCFGILGDYLLIANQQAGLEQVVLASEDPTRSLASTEDFKTITEVIKQLPGGESPIGITFARPEESLRFLYELANSEQTRKQLAKQGEENEFFGKVGDVLDRNPLPPFEVIAKYFAPSGAMMVEEETGWQYIDFSLRREETEE
- a CDS encoding alanine--glyoxylate aminotransferase family protein, translated to MIKKRLMTPGPTQVPEEALLSLAKQVTHHRTAEFRKLFAEVLVGLKEVFATKHDVIVLTSSGSGAMEAAVVNLMPRGGKAIVLEAGNFAQRWRKICDAFGIEVVRHEVTWGEAVDPADVKALLEKHPDAVAVFGTLMESSTGVGHDVKAIGEVVRDSKSLFVVDAISGACVMECRTDEWGIDVLVVGSQKALMLPPGLAFVTLSPAAVKQMEQVKPQAFYFDLKQHRNKILEGPDTPWTPAHTMIAALAENLKLIRAEGIERVWSRAKTLARATRAGLEAIGLELFAARPADGLTSVYLPTDVDGGAFLKRLESRFGIKVAGGQAHLKGKIFRIAHMGIVDELDILSTLAAIELVLDELGRSVEFGAGCRAAQRVLAESHPATVA